From a region of the Corallococcus coralloides DSM 2259 genome:
- the holA gene encoding DNA polymerase III subunit delta, giving the protein MDEVLAEVKGGKVWPLYLLWGEEFLVRKGADELVKTLVPDAAMGLNLAVLDAASPREVAQELATLPLFPGRKVVLVRDPEFLAPKKGKGDALAKARDAWKAGKRKEGARRLLALAGRAGWGVDQLDPRVPGAPSVEQWKEELNVDLAEADLAFLQEAAAFCRDERISAPEGDASALLELLQKGVPPGHALVLAATDVDSRSPLLKFAQDKGRLFERKVAARHKDLDLSEISKEFLAPFKKKLGPGALEGLKERIGGNIRLLQSELEKLAVYAEGPTIEAQHVALLVHHAREEEFFELTEALQKRELRDALSYAEDAMGQGTHALQLLGAVASIVRSLLENHAWLEKYAGGQPPRTGRDVEARILPKLEAELKATKRKTPNAWALAFGMQAAARYERRELLNALVACADADLALKSSASGKLVIERLLWTVCTRA; this is encoded by the coding sequence ATGGACGAGGTGCTGGCGGAGGTGAAGGGCGGCAAGGTGTGGCCGCTGTACCTCCTGTGGGGCGAGGAGTTCCTGGTCAGGAAGGGCGCCGACGAGCTGGTGAAGACGCTGGTGCCGGACGCCGCCATGGGGTTGAACCTCGCGGTGCTGGACGCGGCCTCCCCGCGCGAGGTGGCGCAGGAACTGGCCACGCTGCCGCTGTTCCCCGGGCGCAAGGTGGTGCTGGTGCGCGACCCGGAGTTCCTCGCGCCCAAGAAGGGCAAGGGCGACGCGCTGGCCAAGGCGCGCGACGCGTGGAAGGCGGGCAAGCGCAAGGAGGGCGCCCGGCGGCTGCTGGCGCTGGCGGGCCGCGCGGGCTGGGGCGTGGATCAGCTGGATCCCCGCGTGCCCGGCGCGCCCTCGGTGGAGCAGTGGAAGGAAGAGCTCAACGTGGACCTGGCGGAGGCGGACCTCGCCTTCCTCCAGGAGGCGGCGGCCTTCTGCCGTGACGAGCGCATCAGCGCTCCGGAAGGGGACGCGTCCGCGCTCCTGGAGCTGCTCCAGAAGGGCGTGCCGCCGGGGCACGCGCTGGTGCTCGCGGCCACGGACGTGGACTCGCGCAGCCCGCTGCTCAAGTTCGCGCAGGACAAGGGCCGCCTCTTCGAGCGCAAGGTGGCCGCGCGCCACAAGGACCTGGACCTCAGCGAGATTTCGAAGGAGTTCCTCGCCCCCTTCAAGAAGAAGCTGGGGCCGGGCGCGCTGGAGGGCTTGAAGGAGCGCATCGGCGGCAACATCCGGCTGCTCCAGTCGGAGCTGGAGAAGCTGGCCGTCTACGCGGAGGGGCCCACCATCGAAGCGCAGCACGTGGCGCTGCTGGTGCACCACGCGCGCGAGGAGGAGTTCTTCGAGCTGACGGAGGCGCTCCAGAAGCGCGAGCTGCGCGACGCGCTCTCCTACGCCGAGGACGCGATGGGGCAGGGCACGCATGCGCTCCAGTTGCTGGGCGCGGTGGCGTCCATCGTCCGCTCGCTGTTGGAGAACCACGCCTGGTTGGAGAAGTACGCGGGCGGCCAGCCGCCGCGCACCGGCCGCGACGTGGAGGCGCGCATCCTCCCCAAGCTGGAGGCCGAGCTGAAGGCCACCAAGCGCAAGACGCCCAACGCGTGGGCGCTCGCGTTCGGCATGCAGGCCGCCGCCCGCTACGAGCGCCGCGAGCTGCTCAACGCCCTGGTGGCGTGCGCGGACGCGGACCTGGCCCTGAAGTCCTCCGCCAGCGGGAAGCTCGTCATCGAGCGGCTGTTGTGGACGGTGTGCACCCGCGCCTGA
- a CDS encoding patatin-like phospholipase family protein produces MGRRLGLVLLTVVAASGALSCHRDTRASRTCVVLSVGGTKGLAHVGALDALVARGVPIDCVVGNSMGAVVGGLYASAPGANLRQRYHSFFTAYEEQTRKVAATRGAVGAAVGLLAVLVSGGALGPAVAAGALGAAGGAATVPPLSHERFTQVLDSFYAGARVEELPVPFATFHQEPFAGGIRLVTVTRGPLSEAVSASASNPLLFKDATLERIDPGADRVSATPIHDACQLFPGARLIAINVTGEPAFYRSDLGCDVREVRVDVAMPPVEAFTGRGPAFEATYDAGRDAVMRARLD; encoded by the coding sequence ATGGGGCGGCGGTTGGGGCTGGTGTTGCTGACGGTGGTGGCGGCTTCCGGGGCCCTGTCGTGCCACCGGGACACGCGTGCTTCGCGCACCTGCGTGGTGCTGTCGGTGGGTGGCACCAAGGGGCTCGCGCACGTGGGCGCGCTGGATGCGCTGGTGGCCCGGGGCGTACCCATCGACTGCGTGGTGGGCAACAGCATGGGCGCGGTGGTGGGCGGCCTCTATGCGTCCGCGCCCGGCGCCAACCTGCGCCAGCGCTACCACTCCTTCTTCACCGCCTACGAGGAACAGACGCGCAAGGTCGCCGCGACGCGCGGCGCGGTGGGCGCGGCGGTGGGCCTGCTCGCGGTGCTGGTGTCGGGTGGCGCGCTGGGACCGGCCGTGGCGGCGGGCGCGCTGGGCGCGGCGGGGGGCGCGGCGACAGTGCCTCCTTTGAGCCATGAGCGCTTCACCCAGGTGCTGGATTCCTTCTACGCGGGCGCGCGCGTGGAGGAGCTCCCCGTGCCCTTCGCCACCTTCCACCAGGAGCCCTTCGCGGGCGGCATCCGGCTGGTGACCGTCACGCGCGGCCCGCTTTCGGAGGCCGTCTCCGCGAGCGCCTCCAACCCGCTCCTGTTCAAGGACGCCACGCTGGAGCGAATCGACCCGGGCGCGGATCGCGTCTCCGCGACGCCCATTCATGACGCGTGTCAGCTGTTCCCGGGCGCGCGGCTCATCGCCATCAACGTCACCGGTGAGCCGGCCTTCTACCGCTCCGACCTGGGCTGCGACGTGCGGGAGGTCCGCGTGGACGTGGCCATGCCCCCGGTGGAGGCCTTCACCGGCCGGGGCCCGGCCTTCGAGGCCACCTACGACGCAGGCCGCGACGCGGTGATGCGGGCGCGGCTGGACTGA
- the holB gene encoding DNA polymerase III subunit delta' translates to MTLASVQGQPRAMDALQSALRSGSVHHAYLFAGPEGVGKELAAVGLAQALTCPEAPEVGCGKCASCVRIAKGLHPDVTWVMPDDERVSRGLAGRSDFTGTPSRELRVEQIRQLQERLALRGLESKRKVAILVSAEQMNVQAQNAFLKTLEEPPAETTLILVASAMDRLLPTIRSRCSKVYFGPLPVDLVARHVQQERKLDADTAALAAVMSGGSLGRALALDVDALKERKDVLTAFEGLSGNDIPALLRFAEAHGGSREDADTALELLILWTRDVSLAKAGALEALANRDLAALAEDAAKRTSEAALHRRHSLLESARTAIGSRNGAPRLQLERLLIELCVEGR, encoded by the coding sequence ATGACGCTTGCCTCGGTGCAGGGACAGCCCCGCGCGATGGATGCGCTCCAATCCGCCCTGCGGTCCGGCTCGGTGCATCACGCCTACCTGTTCGCCGGGCCCGAAGGCGTGGGCAAGGAGCTGGCCGCGGTGGGGCTGGCGCAGGCCCTCACGTGCCCGGAGGCCCCGGAGGTGGGCTGCGGCAAGTGCGCCAGTTGCGTGCGCATCGCCAAGGGGCTGCACCCGGACGTCACCTGGGTGATGCCGGACGACGAGCGCGTGTCGCGAGGACTCGCGGGCCGCTCGGACTTCACTGGCACGCCCAGCCGCGAGCTGCGCGTGGAGCAGATTCGCCAGCTCCAGGAGCGCCTGGCGCTGCGCGGCCTGGAGTCCAAGCGCAAGGTGGCCATCCTGGTCAGCGCGGAGCAGATGAACGTCCAGGCGCAGAACGCGTTCCTCAAGACGCTGGAGGAGCCGCCCGCGGAGACCACCCTCATCCTGGTGGCGAGCGCCATGGACCGGCTGTTGCCCACCATCCGCAGCCGGTGCAGCAAGGTGTACTTCGGTCCGCTGCCCGTCGACCTGGTCGCACGGCACGTGCAGCAGGAGCGCAAGCTGGACGCGGACACCGCCGCCCTGGCCGCGGTGATGTCCGGAGGCAGCCTGGGCCGCGCGCTCGCGCTGGACGTGGACGCGCTGAAGGAGCGCAAGGACGTCCTCACCGCCTTCGAAGGCCTGAGCGGCAACGACATCCCGGCGCTCTTGCGCTTCGCGGAGGCGCACGGCGGCTCGCGCGAGGACGCGGACACGGCGCTGGAGCTGCTCATCCTGTGGACGCGGGACGTGTCGCTCGCGAAGGCCGGGGCGCTGGAGGCGCTGGCGAACCGCGACCTGGCGGCGCTCGCGGAGGACGCGGCGAAGCGCACGTCGGAGGCCGCGCTGCACCGGCGGCATTCACTGCTGGAGTCAGCGCGCACGGCCATCGGCTCGCGCAACGGCGCGCCCCGGTTGCAGCTGGAGCGGCTGCTCATCGAACTGTGCGTGGAGGGCCGGTGA
- a CDS encoding HEAT repeat domain-containing protein: protein MADWRAERDRALLTLEREKRPASRAEAADLLFQLASEEPAHAAEFTEVLVRLLADTQPEVRRSGVSLASVILPPDQLPDMLLPRLRDEDTRVRLEATGRLADLALPHARGALAGMLEDPTPEVRFEAARGIAALKHPAGLDVLVAALDVDTLRFRALGALAELEDTRALPAVKRLFGKWLLPAFDKTQAAGVLLKLGDPEGADWLMQRTRKKWSADRALAVELCGELKVPGALERLKDILADAKDPCRGAAARGLGRLGDAQALPWLLAVLEDRSAPEDDRLDAADGVWRLGVAEGVERLRAAVPTFASEEARTELEELFQEKP from the coding sequence GTGGCGGACTGGCGTGCCGAGCGGGACCGCGCCCTGTTGACCCTGGAGCGGGAGAAGCGGCCGGCGAGCCGGGCCGAGGCGGCGGACCTGTTGTTCCAACTTGCGTCCGAGGAGCCCGCGCATGCGGCGGAGTTCACGGAGGTGCTCGTGCGCCTGCTCGCGGACACGCAGCCGGAAGTGCGCCGCTCGGGCGTGAGTCTGGCGTCCGTCATCCTGCCGCCGGATCAGCTCCCGGACATGCTCCTGCCCAGGCTGCGTGACGAGGACACCCGCGTGCGGCTGGAGGCCACCGGCCGGCTCGCGGACCTGGCACTGCCGCACGCGCGCGGCGCCCTGGCCGGAATGCTGGAGGACCCCACGCCGGAGGTCCGCTTCGAGGCCGCGCGAGGCATCGCCGCCCTCAAGCACCCCGCCGGCCTGGACGTGCTCGTGGCCGCGCTGGACGTGGACACGCTGCGCTTCCGGGCGCTGGGCGCGCTGGCGGAGCTGGAGGACACGCGGGCGCTGCCGGCGGTGAAGCGCCTCTTCGGCAAGTGGCTGCTGCCCGCGTTCGACAAGACGCAGGCCGCGGGCGTGCTGCTGAAGCTGGGCGACCCGGAGGGCGCGGACTGGCTGATGCAGCGCACGCGCAAGAAGTGGAGCGCGGACCGGGCGCTCGCGGTGGAGCTGTGCGGTGAACTGAAGGTCCCGGGCGCGCTGGAGCGGCTGAAGGACATCCTCGCGGACGCGAAGGACCCGTGCCGTGGCGCCGCCGCGCGCGGGTTGGGCCGGCTGGGAGATGCACAGGCGCTGCCCTGGCTGCTCGCCGTGCTGGAGGACCGGAGCGCGCCCGAGGACGACCGGCTGGACGCGGCGGACGGCGTGTGGCGCCTGGGCGTGGCGGAGGGCGTGGAGCGCCTGCGCGCCGCCGTGCCCACCTTCGCCTCGGAAGAGGCGCGGACGGAGCTGGAAGAGCTGTTTCAGGAGAAGCCATGA
- a CDS encoding M4 family metallopeptidase: MVRTRFVSALLAFPLVACGVGETDSNAQKDQQKPDEVAEVQNALSVIPGAQIVGTNEDGTPHTIQGRLGQADRPLTGFASAEVHSAIAGSLPSIASLFRLNASDLQVRRITVDEQGVSHIRYAQTLNGLPVVGEELVVHVDSSGAIFGANGSARSGGAVSARPLVAAEAAQTAALRDTKGTDLAAEGAHLVYVKAEDGRLRLAYEVKVTGESELMPLRDRVYVDALNGATLLRVPEIHTALNRKVYSANNGTSTPGTLKRSEGQAAIGDSHVDTNYDMLGYTYDCYKVLFNRDSLNNAGTALISTVHYSRNYVNAYWDGTQMVYGDGDGVNSIELGKDADVTVHELTHAVTEYESNLTYSGQSGGLNEAMSDTFGAVCESRVNGWSTAPAIWMVGEDVWTPGTANDALRYMDDPAKDGASKDWAANVTSSTDVHYSSGVPNLAFALLSKGGVHPRGRSTINVPAIGVEKAARIWYYANTNLFTASTTFAQAKTWTVQAAAALGYTAAEQAAVTAAWEAVGVGGTTQPTTCIALTNGVAKTGLAGAASSNTMYCIDLPAAKASQYVMSGGTGDADLYIKFGSAPTTTSYDCRPYLSGNNESCSAAAKTAAGKMYIMVRGYSAYSGVSLKATY; this comes from the coding sequence TTGGTTCGCACCCGTTTCGTTTCAGCCCTGCTGGCCTTCCCCCTCGTCGCTTGCGGCGTCGGTGAGACGGACTCCAACGCGCAGAAGGATCAGCAGAAGCCGGATGAAGTCGCCGAAGTGCAGAACGCCCTGAGCGTGATTCCGGGCGCCCAGATTGTCGGCACCAACGAGGATGGGACGCCGCACACCATCCAGGGCCGCCTGGGCCAGGCGGACCGCCCGCTGACGGGCTTCGCGTCCGCGGAAGTGCACTCGGCCATCGCCGGGTCGCTGCCCTCCATCGCGTCGCTGTTCCGCCTGAACGCTTCAGACCTGCAGGTCCGCCGCATCACCGTGGACGAGCAGGGCGTTTCGCACATCCGCTACGCGCAGACGCTGAACGGTCTGCCGGTGGTGGGCGAGGAGCTGGTGGTGCACGTGGACAGCTCGGGCGCCATCTTCGGCGCGAACGGCTCCGCTCGCTCTGGCGGCGCCGTGTCCGCGCGTCCGCTGGTCGCCGCGGAGGCGGCCCAGACGGCGGCGCTGCGCGACACGAAGGGCACGGACCTGGCCGCGGAGGGTGCGCACCTGGTCTACGTGAAGGCCGAGGACGGCCGCCTGCGCCTGGCGTACGAGGTGAAGGTCACGGGCGAGAGCGAGCTGATGCCGCTGCGCGACCGCGTCTATGTGGACGCGCTCAACGGCGCCACGCTGCTGCGCGTGCCGGAGATCCACACCGCGCTCAACCGCAAGGTCTACAGCGCGAACAACGGCACCAGCACCCCGGGCACGCTCAAGCGCAGCGAGGGCCAGGCGGCCATCGGTGACTCGCACGTCGACACCAACTACGACATGCTGGGCTACACCTACGACTGCTACAAGGTGCTCTTCAACCGCGACTCGCTGAACAACGCGGGCACGGCGCTCATCAGCACGGTGCACTACAGCCGCAACTACGTGAACGCCTACTGGGACGGCACCCAGATGGTGTACGGCGACGGCGACGGCGTGAACTCCATCGAGCTGGGCAAGGACGCGGACGTCACCGTCCACGAGCTGACCCACGCCGTGACGGAGTACGAGTCCAACCTCACGTACTCCGGCCAGTCCGGTGGCCTCAACGAGGCGATGTCCGACACGTTCGGCGCCGTCTGCGAGAGCCGCGTGAACGGCTGGAGCACGGCTCCGGCCATCTGGATGGTGGGCGAGGACGTGTGGACGCCGGGCACGGCGAACGACGCCTTGCGCTACATGGACGACCCGGCGAAGGACGGCGCGTCCAAGGACTGGGCGGCCAACGTGACGTCCAGCACGGACGTGCACTACAGCTCCGGCGTGCCGAACCTGGCGTTCGCGCTGCTCTCCAAGGGCGGCGTGCACCCGCGCGGCCGCAGCACCATCAACGTGCCGGCCATCGGCGTCGAGAAGGCCGCTCGCATCTGGTACTACGCCAACACCAACCTCTTCACGGCGAGCACCACGTTCGCGCAGGCCAAGACGTGGACCGTCCAGGCCGCCGCGGCGCTGGGCTACACCGCGGCCGAGCAGGCTGCCGTGACGGCCGCCTGGGAAGCGGTGGGCGTGGGTGGCACGACCCAGCCGACCACGTGCATCGCGCTGACCAACGGCGTGGCGAAGACGGGCCTGGCCGGCGCGGCCAGCTCCAACACGATGTACTGCATCGACCTGCCGGCCGCGAAGGCGTCCCAGTACGTCATGAGCGGCGGCACGGGTGACGCGGACCTGTACATCAAGTTCGGCTCCGCCCCGACGACGACGTCCTACGACTGCCGTCCGTACCTGTCCGGCAACAACGAGTCGTGCAGCGCGGCGGCGAAGACCGCGGCGGGCAAGATGTACATCATGGTGCGCGGCTACTCCGCGTACAGCGGCGTGTCCCTCAAGGCCACGTACTAA
- the metG gene encoding methionine--tRNA ligase, whose translation MAERILVTSALPYANGAVHLGHAVEYIQTDIYVRFLRSCGQDVVYFCADDTHGTPIEINAAKQGIPPEQFVARFHDEHQRDFRDFDIRFDYFHSTNSPENRHYAELIYGRLKDAGDIDRRDIEQTYCEKDKRFLPDRFIRGTCPNCRATEQYGDACEKCGKTYNPTDLIDPKCALCGTPPVRRNSVHLFFKLSRHADFLQEVLKRPGFIHPGLAAQLQGFFEKGLADWDISRDGPYFGFAIPGETDKFFYVWLDAPIGYIATTEKWAKESGRVPDALAYWGKDAPTRIVHFIGKDIVYFHALFWPAVLNVAGFHIPNEIKVHGHLTVNGEKMSKSRGTMVAARDYLDLLDPSYLRYFYAANLGAGVEDLDLNLKDFRLRVNGELVNNVGNLANRALSLLAGPLEKKLAPGRAEGAGRKLVEDALARVPEVREAFEKLEYRNAIRVITEIASTANAFLQTAAPWALVKKDAEAARADLSDAADVAYLLGALLAPVTPRVSEKLFAQLGAEPLTFQALATAKYPLLDRTRPLGTPEPLLPRLEEERVNAIIKVPAGTPAAEPAKAGGKDKKTEKKPVEAKTPEAAPTTQASPGAGAAEGAPAADIEYADFAKVVLKAGRIVAAEKVKGADKLLKLDVDLGEGTPRTIVSGIAEAYAPEAVAGRRVVVVANLKPRKLKGIESRGMLLTAGSGGKDLSLLDPGDVPPGAEVK comes from the coding sequence ATGGCGGAGAGAATCCTCGTCACCAGCGCCCTTCCGTACGCGAACGGCGCCGTCCACCTCGGCCACGCTGTCGAGTACATCCAGACGGACATCTACGTCCGCTTCCTGCGCTCGTGCGGCCAGGACGTCGTCTACTTCTGCGCGGATGACACCCACGGCACGCCCATTGAAATCAACGCCGCGAAGCAGGGCATCCCGCCGGAGCAGTTCGTCGCGCGCTTCCACGACGAGCACCAGCGCGACTTCCGCGACTTCGACATCCGCTTCGACTACTTCCACTCCACCAACTCGCCGGAGAACCGCCACTACGCGGAGCTCATCTATGGGCGCTTGAAGGACGCGGGCGACATCGACCGCCGCGACATCGAGCAGACCTACTGCGAGAAGGACAAGCGCTTCCTGCCCGACCGCTTCATCCGGGGCACCTGTCCCAACTGCAGGGCCACGGAGCAGTACGGCGACGCCTGCGAGAAGTGCGGCAAGACGTACAACCCCACGGACCTCATCGACCCGAAGTGCGCGCTGTGTGGCACGCCTCCGGTGCGCCGCAACTCCGTGCACCTGTTCTTCAAGCTGTCGCGGCACGCGGACTTCCTCCAGGAAGTGCTCAAGCGCCCCGGCTTCATCCACCCGGGCCTGGCCGCCCAGCTCCAGGGCTTCTTCGAGAAGGGCCTGGCGGACTGGGACATCAGCCGCGACGGGCCGTACTTCGGCTTCGCGATTCCGGGTGAGACGGACAAGTTCTTCTACGTCTGGCTGGACGCGCCCATCGGGTACATCGCCACGACGGAGAAGTGGGCGAAGGAGTCGGGCCGCGTCCCGGATGCGCTCGCGTACTGGGGCAAGGACGCGCCCACGCGCATCGTCCACTTCATCGGCAAGGACATCGTCTACTTCCACGCGCTGTTCTGGCCCGCGGTGCTGAACGTCGCGGGGTTCCACATCCCCAACGAGATCAAGGTGCACGGGCACCTGACCGTGAACGGGGAGAAGATGAGCAAGAGCCGCGGCACCATGGTGGCCGCGCGTGACTACCTGGACCTGCTGGACCCCAGCTACCTGCGCTACTTCTACGCGGCCAACCTGGGCGCGGGCGTGGAGGACCTGGACCTCAACCTGAAGGACTTCCGCCTCCGGGTGAACGGCGAACTCGTCAACAACGTGGGCAACCTGGCCAACCGCGCGCTGTCGCTGCTGGCCGGGCCGCTGGAGAAGAAGCTCGCGCCGGGCCGCGCGGAAGGGGCGGGGCGCAAGCTGGTGGAGGACGCGCTGGCGCGCGTGCCGGAGGTGCGCGAGGCGTTCGAGAAGCTGGAGTACCGCAACGCCATCCGGGTCATCACGGAGATTGCCTCCACGGCGAACGCGTTCCTGCAGACGGCGGCGCCGTGGGCGCTGGTGAAGAAGGACGCGGAGGCCGCGCGGGCGGACCTGTCGGACGCGGCGGACGTGGCGTACCTGCTGGGCGCGCTGCTGGCTCCGGTGACGCCGCGCGTGTCGGAGAAGCTGTTCGCGCAGCTGGGGGCGGAGCCGCTGACGTTCCAGGCGCTCGCCACCGCGAAGTACCCGCTGTTGGACCGCACCCGTCCGCTGGGCACGCCGGAGCCGCTGTTGCCCCGGCTGGAAGAGGAGCGCGTCAACGCCATCATCAAGGTCCCCGCGGGGACGCCGGCCGCCGAGCCCGCGAAGGCAGGCGGCAAGGACAAGAAGACGGAGAAGAAGCCCGTGGAAGCGAAGACTCCCGAAGCGGCGCCCACCACGCAGGCGTCCCCCGGTGCGGGGGCGGCGGAAGGCGCGCCCGCGGCCGACATCGAGTACGCGGACTTCGCCAAGGTGGTGCTGAAGGCAGGGCGCATCGTGGCCGCGGAGAAGGTGAAGGGCGCGGACAAGCTGCTCAAGCTGGACGTGGACCTGGGCGAGGGCACGCCGCGCACCATCGTGTCCGGCATCGCGGAGGCGTACGCGCCGGAGGCGGTGGCGGGCCGGCGCGTCGTCGTGGTCGCGAACCTGAAGCCACGCAAGCTCAAGGGCATCGAGTCGCGCGGCATGCTGCTGACGGCGGGCTCGGGCGGCAAGGACCTGTCCCTGCTGGATCCGGGCGACGTGCCGCCCGGCGCCGAAGTGAAGTAG
- a CDS encoding TatD family hydrolase: MKLVDAHCHLEPKDYADVAPVLERARAAGLVHAVLVGQFHGPGDWGHALEVAARHPDFLSPTLGIHPHEAARATEADFEMLERTCARPELRAVGEAGLDYYYDHSPREIQATVFRRQCALAKRLSKPLVVHVRDAHDDCEAALAAEDVTSGVIHCFTGDTAAARKYLDRGFFLSLSGVVTYKKTEALQDAVRFAPLERLMVETDSPYLAPVPHRGRKNEPAHVLETAKKVAELKGVSLEEVARVTTANAARLFNLTLA, from the coding sequence ATGAAACTGGTTGATGCGCACTGCCACCTGGAGCCGAAGGACTACGCGGACGTGGCGCCGGTGCTGGAGCGCGCCCGCGCGGCGGGGCTGGTGCACGCGGTGCTGGTGGGGCAGTTCCACGGTCCCGGTGACTGGGGCCACGCGCTGGAGGTCGCCGCCCGGCACCCGGACTTCCTGTCGCCCACGCTGGGCATCCACCCGCACGAAGCTGCCCGCGCCACTGAAGCGGACTTCGAGATGCTGGAGCGCACCTGCGCCCGCCCGGAGCTGCGCGCCGTGGGCGAGGCCGGGCTGGACTACTACTACGACCACTCGCCGCGCGAGATTCAGGCCACCGTCTTCCGGCGGCAGTGCGCGCTCGCGAAGCGCCTGTCCAAGCCGCTGGTGGTGCACGTGCGCGACGCGCATGACGACTGCGAAGCGGCCCTGGCCGCCGAGGACGTCACCAGCGGCGTCATCCACTGCTTCACCGGCGACACGGCCGCGGCCCGCAAGTACCTGGACCGGGGCTTCTTCCTGTCGCTGTCCGGCGTCGTCACCTACAAGAAGACGGAGGCCCTCCAGGACGCGGTGCGCTTCGCGCCGCTGGAGCGCCTGATGGTGGAGACGGACAGCCCCTACCTCGCGCCGGTGCCCCACCGCGGCCGCAAGAACGAGCCCGCGCATGTGCTGGAGACCGCGAAGAAGGTCGCGGAGCTGAAGGGCGTGTCGCTGGAAGAGGTGGCCCGCGTCACCACGGCGAACGCGGCCCGCCTCTTCAACCTCACGCTGGCGTGA
- a CDS encoding NRDE family protein, with product MCTVLILRNAHPEWPLVLAANRDEFYARPAHGPKVLSESPRVVGGQDVERGGTWMGVTHEGVVVALTNQRGARTLGLAPRSRGEVVLRALQAGSVEAIERYLGTLPAPEFLPFNLLYGDAGTLRVAYARPGHEHLLHEDVPDGVHVLPNDSLDNLALPKVQRAHALAEGVAKRPWPELVTGLQAVLADHALPPREAATGLLAENELPADFLQQLQALCIHTSEGYGTRSSAIVALGPGRVGHYLATDIAPCQGGWRDVTGLLTAP from the coding sequence ATGTGCACCGTCCTGATCCTCCGTAACGCCCACCCCGAGTGGCCGCTGGTCCTCGCCGCCAACCGGGATGAGTTCTACGCGCGCCCGGCCCACGGGCCGAAGGTCCTCTCCGAGTCCCCCCGCGTGGTGGGCGGCCAGGACGTGGAGCGGGGCGGCACGTGGATGGGGGTCACCCACGAGGGAGTCGTGGTCGCCCTGACGAACCAGCGCGGCGCCCGGACCCTGGGCCTGGCCCCCCGCTCCCGGGGCGAGGTGGTGCTGCGCGCCCTCCAGGCCGGGTCGGTGGAGGCCATCGAGCGCTACCTCGGCACCCTGCCCGCTCCGGAGTTCCTGCCCTTCAACCTGCTCTACGGGGACGCGGGCACCCTGCGGGTGGCCTACGCGCGGCCGGGCCATGAGCACCTGCTGCACGAGGACGTCCCGGACGGGGTGCACGTACTCCCCAACGACAGCCTGGACAACCTGGCGCTTCCCAAGGTCCAGCGGGCGCATGCCCTGGCGGAAGGCGTGGCGAAGCGCCCGTGGCCGGAGCTGGTGACGGGGCTCCAGGCGGTCCTGGCCGACCATGCCCTGCCGCCCCGGGAGGCCGCGACGGGGCTGCTCGCGGAGAACGAGCTGCCCGCGGACTTCCTCCAGCAGCTCCAGGCGCTTTGCATCCACACTTCAGAAGGTTACGGGACGCGCTCGTCCGCCATCGTCGCGCTCGGGCCCGGCCGCGTGGGGCATTACCTGGCCACGGACATCGCGCCCTGTCAGGGCGGCTGGCGGGACGTGACGGGCCTGCTCACGGCGCCCTGA